A region of Streptomyces sp. NBC_00654 DNA encodes the following proteins:
- a CDS encoding NAD(P)/FAD-dependent oxidoreductase, protein MAPDTRGTPPGTRPGVRILVVGGGYVGMYTALRLQRKLKQRLKSGDAEVVVVTPEPYMTYQPFLPEAAAGSISPRHVVVPLRRVLDHCRIVIGEAESIDHAKRTATVTTLATQEDGTGALEIPYDEIVIAPGSVSRTLPVPGLAEFGIGFKTVEEAIGLRNHVIEQMDIASATRDPAIRDAALTFVFVGGGYAGVEALAELEDMARYTSRYYHNIKATDLKWILVEASGRILPEVGEAMGGYAVRELRGRNIDVRLETRLDTCEDRVAVLSDGSRFPTRTLVWTAGVKPAPLLAATGLPLTERGRLRCTTTLGVEGSEHAWAAGDAAAVPDLTAAAPGAETAPNAQHAVRQAKVLAENVLATIDGRPLTEYRHANAGSVASLGLHKGVAHVYGRKLKGYPAWLMHRTYHLSRIPTFNRKARVLAEWTLAGLFKREIVSLGSLEHPRAEFEIAAGGTGNRPRPGAGPPDRGTDPPPPGSSPSAGDGPPRTSG, encoded by the coding sequence ATGGCTCCAGATACCCGGGGAACGCCCCCCGGCACCCGGCCAGGTGTACGCATTCTCGTCGTCGGCGGCGGCTACGTCGGGATGTACACAGCGCTGCGTCTCCAGCGGAAGCTGAAGCAGAGACTGAAGAGCGGTGACGCCGAGGTCGTGGTCGTCACGCCCGAGCCGTACATGACGTACCAGCCCTTTCTGCCCGAGGCGGCCGCCGGGTCGATCTCACCGCGCCATGTGGTCGTGCCGCTCCGCCGCGTCCTGGACCACTGCAGGATCGTCATCGGTGAGGCCGAGAGCATCGACCACGCCAAGCGGACCGCCACCGTCACCACCCTCGCCACGCAGGAGGACGGCACCGGAGCCCTGGAGATCCCGTACGACGAGATCGTCATCGCCCCCGGCTCCGTATCGCGCACCCTCCCGGTTCCCGGCCTCGCCGAGTTCGGCATCGGCTTCAAGACCGTCGAGGAGGCCATCGGCCTGCGCAACCACGTCATCGAACAGATGGACATCGCCTCCGCCACCCGTGACCCCGCCATCCGCGACGCCGCCCTGACCTTCGTCTTCGTCGGCGGCGGCTACGCGGGCGTCGAGGCACTCGCGGAGCTGGAGGACATGGCCCGCTACACCTCGCGGTACTACCACAACATCAAGGCCACGGACCTGAAGTGGATCCTGGTCGAGGCCTCCGGGCGCATCCTCCCCGAGGTCGGCGAGGCGATGGGCGGATACGCGGTCCGCGAGCTGCGCGGCCGCAACATCGACGTACGCCTCGAAACGCGCCTGGACACCTGCGAGGACCGGGTCGCCGTCCTCAGCGACGGCTCCCGCTTCCCGACCCGCACGCTCGTGTGGACCGCGGGCGTCAAGCCCGCCCCGCTCCTGGCCGCCACCGGCCTGCCGCTCACCGAACGCGGCCGGCTCCGGTGCACCACCACGCTCGGTGTCGAGGGCAGCGAACACGCCTGGGCCGCGGGCGACGCCGCAGCCGTACCCGACCTGACCGCCGCCGCACCGGGCGCGGAAACCGCGCCCAACGCCCAGCACGCGGTGCGCCAGGCCAAGGTCCTCGCCGAGAACGTCCTCGCGACGATCGACGGCCGGCCGCTCACGGAGTACCGGCACGCGAACGCGGGATCGGTCGCCTCGCTCGGTCTGCACAAGGGCGTCGCCCATGTCTACGGCCGCAAGCTGAAGGGCTATCCGGCCTGGCTGATGCACCGCACGTATCACCTCAGCCGGATCCCCACCTTCAACCGGAAGGCGCGCGTTCTCGCCGAATGGACGCTGGCGGGGCTCTTCAAGCGCGAGATCGTCTCCCTCGGTTCGCTGGAACACCCGCGGGCCGAGTTCGAGATCGCGGCGGGCGGTACCGGAAACCGCCCCCGTCCGGGCGCTGGACCGCCGGACCGCGGCACCGACCCGCCACCCCCCGGAAGCAGCCCTTCCGCGGGCGACGGACCGCCGAGGACGTCCGGCTGA
- a CDS encoding SpoIIE family protein phosphatase produces the protein MNFTRWSARLPGTQRRAAARDDRSPVPAARAEYAQPESRSAPPDGESAPPSGPSPEGTPAPGAALPLALDDLSARDILGRLPAPVALLHGPDHRVVYVNDAYEAAFGPRPCGVPAAEAMPELAEVGVLPLMDQVFRSGTPRTVKSRRTADGGSYTVTCTPVAARDGESAEEGAAGEKKAKERTKERTKEKDGAGKGVGGVLVHAADVTDHAEAAERLRTSERRHRETAVTLQCSLLPQELEQPDDLRIAATYQPGGTDAAVGGDWYDVITLGAGRTALVIGDVMGRGVRAAAVMGQLRTAVRAYARLDLPPHEVLQLLDGLAAEIDASQIATCVYAVHDPNEGRLVYASAGHLPILVRDEDGTVHRAADPTGPPLGTGGWVHTSDTIPLPPGSTAVLYTDGLVERRSEDIDEGVEALARALSGAKGSPQVVCDRLIRSLGVTAEHDDDVAVLVVQHPARTGSNAELFHNAALDLLGGIEAAPRARAFATGVLTSWRFPVELCDLGVLAASELVANSLQHGTPPMRLGLRRTDRRLIIEVTDGDDHLPRRRRAEPADEAGRGISIVATIASSWGSRRTPGGGKAVWCEFALPQ, from the coding sequence GTGAACTTCACGCGTTGGAGCGCCCGCCTTCCCGGAACGCAGCGTCGCGCCGCCGCGCGGGACGACCGCAGTCCCGTGCCCGCGGCCCGAGCCGAGTACGCACAGCCGGAGAGCCGGTCCGCCCCGCCCGACGGCGAGTCCGCCCCGCCCTCCGGCCCGTCCCCCGAAGGCACCCCGGCACCCGGGGCCGCCCTCCCCCTCGCCCTCGACGATCTGTCGGCCCGCGACATCCTCGGCAGGCTTCCCGCGCCCGTCGCCCTCCTCCACGGCCCCGACCACCGCGTCGTGTACGTCAACGACGCCTACGAGGCCGCGTTCGGCCCCCGCCCCTGTGGAGTCCCCGCCGCCGAGGCCATGCCCGAGCTCGCCGAGGTCGGTGTCCTGCCGCTGATGGACCAGGTGTTCCGCAGCGGCACGCCGCGCACGGTCAAGTCGCGCAGGACCGCGGACGGCGGCTCGTACACCGTGACCTGCACCCCGGTGGCCGCCCGGGACGGGGAGAGCGCGGAAGAGGGCGCAGCGGGAGAGAAGAAGGCGAAGGAGAGGACGAAGGAGAGGACGAAGGAGAAGGACGGCGCGGGCAAGGGTGTGGGAGGCGTGCTCGTGCACGCCGCCGATGTCACCGACCACGCCGAGGCCGCCGAACGGCTCCGCACCAGCGAGCGCCGCCACCGCGAAACGGCCGTCACACTCCAGTGCTCCCTGCTCCCGCAGGAGCTGGAGCAGCCCGACGACCTGCGGATCGCCGCCACGTACCAGCCCGGCGGCACGGACGCGGCCGTCGGCGGCGACTGGTACGACGTCATCACCCTGGGCGCCGGCCGCACCGCTCTGGTGATCGGGGACGTGATGGGCCGCGGGGTCCGCGCCGCCGCCGTCATGGGCCAGCTGCGCACAGCCGTACGGGCGTACGCGCGCCTGGACCTCCCGCCCCACGAGGTTCTCCAGCTCCTCGACGGACTCGCCGCCGAGATCGACGCCAGCCAGATCGCGACCTGCGTCTACGCGGTCCACGACCCCAACGAGGGCCGGCTCGTCTACGCCTCGGCGGGCCACCTCCCGATCCTCGTGCGCGACGAGGACGGCACGGTCCACCGGGCGGCCGACCCCACCGGACCGCCGCTCGGCACCGGCGGCTGGGTCCATACGTCGGACACGATCCCGCTGCCGCCCGGCTCCACCGCGGTCCTCTACACCGACGGTCTGGTCGAGCGGCGCAGCGAGGACATCGATGAAGGAGTGGAGGCCCTGGCACGGGCGCTGTCCGGCGCCAAGGGCTCGCCGCAGGTGGTCTGCGACCGCCTGATCCGCTCCCTCGGGGTGACCGCGGAGCATGACGACGACGTGGCGGTCCTGGTGGTCCAGCACCCCGCCCGCACCGGGTCGAACGCGGAGCTGTTCCACAACGCCGCACTCGACCTGCTCGGCGGCATAGAGGCGGCCCCGAGGGCCCGCGCCTTCGCCACCGGAGTCCTGACGTCCTGGCGCTTCCCGGTCGAACTGTGCGACCTGGGCGTTCTCGCCGCGAGCGAGCTCGTCGCGAACTCGCTCCAGCACGGCACCCCGCCGATGCGTCTGGGCCTGCGCCGCACGGACCGCCGGCTGATCATCGAGGTGACGGACGGCGACGACCACCTGCCGCGCCGCCGCCGGGCCGAACCGGCCGACGAGGCGGGACGCGGCATCTCGATCGTCGCGACGATCGCCTCGTCGTGGGGCAGCCGCCGCACACCGGGCGGTGGCAAGGCGGTCTGGTGCGAGTTCGCGCTGCCTCAGTGA
- a CDS encoding MFS transporter, with the protein MGAALRRIQVGSALSAFGLGFTVPYLYVYVAQVRDLGAGTAGVVLAVFAMAALAVLPFTGRAIDRRGPLPVLVLASGLASVGAVALGFSSSVPTAVLSAAILGAGTAVMQPALATMLVWCSSTATRTRAFATQFFLQNLGLGLGGLVGGQIVDTSRPDSFTLLFGIEAVMFVVLGVVAGTVRMARPASLSGVRPGDGTAAAKSGLRALLSHRAMVQLCVLGFVLFFACYGQFESGLAAYGTEAAGIDPSTLGIALAANTAVIVVAQFVVLRLVERRRRSRVIAWVGLIWAFAWIVAGYAGLGHGSQTMATAAFISTYALFGLGEAMLSPTVAPLVADLAPESMVGQYNSAFALCKQLALAVGPAVGGPMGAALHGPYIVTFVLFSLGITVLALRLGRRLTPVQDQPSLAAVPSRVVAVSVPETEPAAAPAAAH; encoded by the coding sequence ATGGGCGCAGCGCTGCGGCGGATCCAGGTGGGGAGCGCGCTGAGCGCGTTCGGCCTCGGGTTCACCGTTCCGTATCTGTACGTCTACGTGGCGCAGGTGCGGGATCTGGGTGCCGGTACGGCGGGAGTCGTGCTGGCGGTCTTCGCCATGGCAGCACTGGCCGTACTGCCATTCACCGGGCGGGCCATAGACCGGCGCGGGCCGCTGCCCGTACTGGTCCTCGCCTCCGGTCTGGCGTCCGTGGGCGCCGTGGCGCTGGGCTTCTCCAGCAGTGTGCCCACCGCCGTACTGTCGGCGGCGATCCTCGGTGCGGGTACGGCGGTCATGCAGCCGGCGCTCGCGACCATGCTGGTCTGGTGCTCCAGCACCGCCACCCGTACGCGCGCCTTCGCCACGCAGTTCTTCCTGCAGAACCTGGGCCTCGGCCTCGGCGGGCTCGTCGGCGGGCAGATCGTCGACACGAGCAGGCCCGACAGCTTCACGCTGCTGTTCGGGATCGAGGCCGTGATGTTCGTCGTGCTCGGCGTCGTCGCGGGAACCGTGCGGATGGCCCGTCCCGCTTCCCTCTCCGGCGTCCGGCCGGGTGACGGGACCGCCGCCGCCAAGAGCGGGCTGCGGGCGCTGCTCTCGCACCGGGCGATGGTCCAGCTGTGCGTGCTCGGCTTCGTCCTGTTCTTCGCCTGTTACGGACAGTTCGAGTCCGGGCTCGCGGCGTACGGGACCGAGGCCGCCGGGATCGACCCCTCGACCCTGGGTATCGCGCTGGCCGCCAACACCGCCGTCATCGTCGTGGCGCAGTTCGTCGTGCTGCGGCTGGTGGAGCGCCGGCGGCGCAGCCGGGTGATCGCCTGGGTCGGGCTCATCTGGGCGTTCGCCTGGATCGTGGCGGGCTACGCCGGGCTGGGGCACGGCAGCCAGACCATGGCGACGGCAGCGTTCATCTCGACGTACGCCCTGTTCGGGCTGGGTGAGGCGATGCTGTCGCCGACCGTGGCCCCGCTGGTCGCCGATCTGGCGCCGGAGTCGATGGTCGGGCAGTACAACTCGGCGTTCGCCCTGTGCAAGCAGCTCGCGCTGGCGGTCGGTCCGGCGGTGGGCGGGCCGATGGGGGCGGCCCTGCACGGTCCGTACATCGTGACGTTCGTGCTGTTCTCGCTGGGCATCACCGTGCTGGCACTGCGGCTGGGCCGTCGGCTCACCCCCGTACAGGACCAGCCCTCGCTCGCCGCGGTGCCCTCACGGGTGGTGGCTGTGTCCGTGCCGGAGACCGAGCCCGCCGCGGCGCCCGCCGCCGCTCACTGA
- a CDS encoding asparagine synthase-related protein has translation MRWLVGWSSIAASFGTVGAVGAGGEGRTVHPVGSQLLWGDPDPLWAVGDWRPDEIRVINAPTPEGAPTTRLAVLGCCGATDEQLRVGLLAARGGAMRHLTAWPGSYTAVVQIGRRITVAGDLAGARPVFHTPWANGTAYATAALPLADLIEAQLDIGHLAALLACPETPEALGDGTPYVGVKRVPPGHALILREGSREITGYEAVASLAVAAPQADPVHAVEGVRDALVEAVRARLTAPRHAPETLPPDPGPVPGMGPAERRAARGAPVPGIGADLSGGSASATLALLAAGLPGLPGTLLGHGTEAGERLLAVTFNDLTTRDHEDELERARAIAANPRLHHVVVPAGEEALPYAGLLENGPITDEPAPSLVVSERHRRRLAAGSADHLVGHGARQVLDAHPARLADLLMDRRRRHLLRPVAALTKAEGATAHSLFVPLALYRAARRLARTSYRTGLETAAGLLPDANRYAPDLDTPADASLAALAWSRPGPAARWLTGEALAEVSVRLQEAAIRPNSAQRPGEARARAALARGAAGHRILEQAAEVRSQRVHAPFLDNQVVRAARAVPESLRVQPGARAAILRRALAGTGIHDLPPGWGAPSQATSAAATRIGLRTALPELMALFDAPLLADAGLVEARVVRKALRAASEGEPLPLDGLADLASTELWLRRLLGRRGTCWTGTAAPRQRAVAGGVVPSRRTLQP, from the coding sequence ATGCGTTGGTTGGTGGGGTGGAGCAGTATCGCCGCGAGCTTCGGCACCGTGGGCGCGGTCGGCGCCGGCGGAGAGGGGCGCACGGTTCACCCCGTGGGGTCCCAACTCCTGTGGGGGGACCCGGATCCGCTCTGGGCGGTGGGCGACTGGCGGCCCGACGAGATCCGCGTCATCAACGCCCCGACCCCCGAGGGCGCCCCCACCACCCGCCTCGCCGTCCTCGGCTGCTGCGGGGCCACCGACGAACAGCTGCGCGTCGGACTGCTCGCCGCCCGCGGCGGGGCGATGCGGCATCTCACCGCCTGGCCGGGCAGTTACACCGCGGTCGTCCAGATCGGCCGCCGGATCACCGTGGCCGGGGACCTGGCCGGAGCCCGCCCCGTCTTCCACACCCCCTGGGCCAACGGCACCGCCTACGCCACCGCGGCCCTCCCCCTCGCCGACCTCATCGAGGCCCAGCTCGACATCGGACACCTGGCCGCCCTGCTCGCCTGCCCCGAGACACCGGAGGCGCTGGGCGACGGCACCCCGTACGTCGGCGTGAAGCGGGTCCCACCCGGGCACGCGCTGATCCTGCGCGAGGGCTCGCGCGAGATCACCGGATACGAGGCCGTGGCCTCGCTCGCCGTCGCGGCACCCCAGGCCGACCCGGTACACGCCGTGGAGGGCGTACGGGACGCACTCGTCGAGGCCGTACGCGCCCGGCTCACGGCCCCGCGCCACGCCCCCGAGACCCTGCCGCCCGACCCCGGCCCGGTCCCCGGCATGGGCCCCGCCGAACGCCGCGCGGCCCGCGGCGCACCCGTGCCCGGCATCGGCGCCGACCTCTCCGGAGGCAGCGCGTCCGCCACCCTCGCACTGCTGGCCGCCGGACTGCCCGGTCTGCCCGGCACCCTCCTCGGCCACGGCACGGAGGCGGGGGAGCGGCTCCTCGCGGTCACCTTCAACGACCTCACCACCCGCGACCACGAGGACGAACTCGAACGCGCCCGCGCCATCGCCGCCAACCCGCGCCTGCACCACGTGGTGGTCCCGGCGGGCGAGGAAGCGCTGCCGTACGCCGGTCTGCTGGAGAACGGCCCGATCACCGACGAACCGGCCCCCTCCCTCGTCGTCTCCGAGCGCCACCGCCGCCGTCTCGCCGCCGGCAGCGCCGACCACCTCGTCGGCCATGGCGCCCGGCAGGTGCTGGACGCGCACCCGGCCCGCCTCGCCGACCTGCTGATGGACCGGCGCAGACGGCACCTGCTGCGCCCCGTCGCCGCCCTCACCAAGGCCGAGGGCGCCACGGCGCACTCCCTGTTCGTCCCGCTGGCCCTCTACCGGGCGGCCCGGCGCCTGGCCCGTACGTCGTACCGCACCGGCCTCGAAACGGCGGCCGGACTGCTGCCCGACGCCAACCGGTACGCCCCCGACCTCGACACCCCCGCCGACGCCTCCCTCGCCGCCCTCGCCTGGTCGCGCCCCGGGCCCGCGGCGCGCTGGCTGACGGGGGAGGCCCTCGCAGAAGTATCGGTTCGCCTTCAGGAGGCGGCGATCCGGCCGAACTCCGCGCAGCGACCTGGGGAGGCCCGCGCCCGCGCCGCGCTCGCCCGCGGCGCCGCCGGCCACCGCATCCTGGAGCAGGCCGCCGAGGTCCGCAGCCAGCGCGTCCACGCCCCGTTCCTCGACAACCAGGTCGTCCGGGCCGCCCGCGCCGTTCCCGAATCCCTCCGCGTCCAACCGGGCGCACGGGCCGCGATCCTGCGCCGGGCCCTGGCGGGCACGGGCATCCACGACCTTCCGCCCGGCTGGGGAGCGCCCTCCCAGGCCACCTCGGCCGCGGCCACCCGCATCGGCCTGCGCACCGCGCTCCCCGAGCTGATGGCGCTGTTCGACGCCCCGTTGCTCGCCGACGCGGGGCTGGTCGAGGCCCGCGTCGTACGCAAGGCGCTGCGCGCCGCCTCCGAGGGGGAGCCCCTTCCCCTGGACGGCCTGGCCGACCTGGCCTCCACGGAACTCTGGCTGCGCCGTCTCCTCGGACGCCGGGGCACCTGCTGGACGGGCACGGCGGCCCCGCGCCAACGCGCGGTGGCGGGCGGAGTGGTCCCTTCCAGGCGAACCCTTCAGCCGTGA
- a CDS encoding sigma-70 family RNA polymerase sigma factor, producing MSGDGQQEESLDGIATAAGGTAAGGPSMGQVPSQARPGHSSDDTEDNAEGCTVLPGPWPAQVESPSSVEGRSVAGGPMAGPDSGPAGGGAGTGFAVPPQREGRGGAGDAGQSDAQLIEGMRSGDDHAYEELFRRHSGAVRRYARSCCRDTHTADDLTAEVFARTLQAVRGGKGPQEAVRAYLMTAVRHVAAAWTKSAKREHLVDDFAVFAAQAVRTSELSDDDTLDLGADVLAMHEAEQSMAMQAFRSLPERWQAVLWHTTVEEESPSEVAPLFGLTANATAVLASRAREGLKQAYLQAHVSQALVTGGDCAQYADRLGAYARGGLRMRAERGLRKHLDECAKCRIAAGELDHVNAGIPALLPVAVIGWFAVGYSLKAAGIVAGGAAGATGVGVAAAATGNGASAGASGGAAAEGLGAPAKAGIAAAVAVAAAAGLAWALVGNDQPKPEPKPVAKPPVVAPAVPAPPPPPEPKPEPPAAPVPPAPAPPPEPKPTPKPTPPSPPKATPKPTPPAPEPPAPKPPAPTPPPAPTPTPPVPPDPTVYQVSELGYTLLGDHVDPEVVFGESSWLWQRPNLSIASTRYAPGVTVHANSSVIIQLNRECTRYEAMAGIDDLTRGHGSVRFSVLDGDGVRLWQSPVMEGGDPAVPVNVGIGGQSTIRLVVEAQSPLGGVALADWAESRISCR from the coding sequence ATGAGCGGTGACGGGCAACAGGAAGAGTCGCTCGACGGGATCGCCACTGCGGCCGGGGGCACGGCGGCCGGTGGGCCGTCCATGGGGCAGGTGCCGAGCCAGGCCCGCCCAGGACACTCGTCGGACGACACCGAGGACAACGCCGAGGGCTGTACCGTCCTGCCCGGCCCATGGCCCGCGCAGGTGGAGAGTCCCTCGTCCGTCGAGGGCCGGTCCGTGGCGGGCGGCCCCATGGCCGGCCCGGACAGCGGGCCCGCGGGCGGTGGTGCCGGAACCGGGTTCGCCGTTCCGCCGCAGCGGGAGGGCCGCGGCGGGGCCGGCGATGCCGGACAGTCCGACGCCCAGCTGATCGAGGGCATGCGGTCCGGTGACGACCACGCCTACGAGGAGCTGTTCCGGCGGCACTCGGGCGCGGTGCGCCGCTACGCGCGCAGCTGCTGCCGGGACACGCACACCGCCGACGACCTGACGGCCGAGGTCTTCGCGCGGACCCTCCAGGCGGTGCGCGGCGGCAAGGGCCCGCAGGAAGCCGTCCGGGCCTACCTGATGACCGCTGTCCGCCATGTCGCCGCCGCCTGGACGAAGAGCGCGAAGCGGGAGCATCTGGTCGACGACTTCGCGGTGTTCGCCGCGCAGGCCGTCCGTACGTCGGAGCTGTCGGACGACGACACCCTCGACCTCGGCGCCGATGTGCTGGCGATGCACGAGGCCGAACAGTCCATGGCCATGCAGGCGTTCCGCAGTCTGCCGGAGCGCTGGCAGGCGGTGCTCTGGCACACCACCGTGGAGGAGGAGTCGCCGAGCGAGGTCGCCCCGCTGTTCGGCCTGACCGCCAACGCCACGGCCGTACTGGCCAGCCGGGCCCGCGAAGGGCTCAAGCAGGCCTACCTCCAGGCGCATGTGAGCCAGGCGCTCGTGACGGGCGGCGACTGCGCCCAGTACGCGGACCGGCTCGGCGCCTACGCCCGGGGCGGGCTGCGGATGCGGGCCGAGCGCGGGCTGCGCAAGCATCTGGACGAGTGCGCGAAGTGCCGGATCGCCGCGGGCGAGCTGGACCATGTGAACGCCGGGATTCCGGCGCTGCTCCCGGTCGCGGTCATCGGATGGTTCGCCGTCGGGTACTCGCTCAAGGCCGCGGGCATCGTGGCGGGTGGTGCGGCGGGCGCGACCGGAGTCGGGGTCGCCGCCGCGGCGACCGGCAATGGGGCGTCCGCAGGAGCGTCCGGGGGAGCCGCGGCGGAAGGGCTCGGAGCACCGGCGAAGGCGGGGATCGCCGCGGCGGTCGCCGTCGCGGCGGCGGCCGGGCTGGCCTGGGCACTGGTCGGCAACGACCAGCCGAAGCCGGAGCCGAAGCCTGTGGCCAAGCCGCCGGTGGTGGCACCCGCGGTGCCCGCTCCCCCACCGCCGCCCGAGCCGAAGCCCGAGCCGCCGGCGGCGCCCGTGCCACCGGCCCCGGCCCCGCCGCCCGAGCCGAAGCCGACGCCGAAGCCCACTCCGCCTTCTCCGCCGAAGGCCACGCCGAAGCCCACGCCTCCGGCGCCCGAGCCTCCGGCGCCGAAGCCGCCCGCGCCCACCCCGCCCCCGGCTCCCACTCCGACGCCCCCCGTACCGCCGGATCCGACCGTCTACCAGGTCAGTGAGCTCGGCTACACCCTGCTGGGGGACCACGTCGATCCGGAGGTGGTGTTCGGCGAGAGCAGCTGGCTCTGGCAGCGCCCGAATCTGTCGATCGCCTCCACCCGGTACGCGCCCGGAGTGACCGTGCACGCCAATTCCTCGGTCATCATCCAGCTGAACCGGGAGTGCACCCGTTACGAGGCGATGGCCGGCATCGACGATCTGACGAGAGGGCACGGCTCGGTGCGCTTCTCCGTCCTCGACGGGGACGGGGTCCGGCTGTGGCAGTCCCCCGTCATGGAGGGCGGCGATCCCGCCGTTCCGGTGAATGTCGGCATCGGCGGCCAGTCCACGATCCGGCTCGTCGTGGAGGCGCAGTCGCCGCTGGGCGGGGTGGCGTTGGCCGACTGGGCGGAGTCCAGGATCAGCTGCCGCTGA
- a CDS encoding MarR family winged helix-turn-helix transcriptional regulator — protein sequence MSDTTEQPGPQEPSLDEQIAAYQREFGDLDPQVEQVVSALGRLNRRMNVAYGRQVAALGISNAEWEVLKTLVLAGTPYRLGPGELAKRLGLTPAAMTHRIDRMAGEGLVTRDRDENNRVRVIVELTDEGRTKWLEAMRMASDFEEDLLQDLSGDERGVLGEMLIRLLRRVEHAQPDAGGRLTDLD from the coding sequence ATGTCTGACACCACCGAGCAGCCCGGCCCCCAGGAGCCGAGCCTCGACGAGCAGATCGCCGCCTACCAGCGCGAGTTCGGCGACCTGGACCCCCAGGTCGAACAGGTCGTCTCGGCCCTCGGCCGACTGAACCGGCGCATGAACGTCGCGTACGGACGACAGGTCGCCGCCCTCGGCATCAGCAACGCGGAGTGGGAGGTCCTCAAGACCCTCGTCCTGGCCGGCACGCCCTACCGCCTGGGCCCCGGCGAACTCGCGAAGCGCCTGGGACTCACCCCGGCGGCCATGACCCACCGCATCGACCGCATGGCGGGCGAGGGCCTGGTCACGAGGGACAGGGACGAGAACAACCGGGTCCGCGTCATCGTCGAGCTGACGGACGAGGGCCGTACGAAGTGGCTGGAGGCGATGCGCATGGCCTCCGACTTCGAGGAGGACCTCCTCCAGGACCTCTCCGGCGACGAGCGCGGAGTACTGGGCGAGATGCTGATCCGCCTCCTGCGCCGCGTGGAGCACGCCCAGCCGGACGCGGGCGGCCGCCTCACGGACCTGGACTGA
- a CDS encoding TetR/AcrR family transcriptional regulator produces MHIQDSHWQAAVSSSAEGNGRLSAVGAVGTVSSAGPVGPVGTAAAVSSAGGTGVTGRSAPLRVDAQRNLEHVLRAAREVFGELGYGAPMEDVARRARVGVGTVYRRFPSKDVLVRRIAEEETSRLTEQARTALGLEEEPWSALSRFLRTSVASGAGRLLPPQVLRVGVDTDEPGPAPVLGTASGDAVDERRVPQQRQSAGQPDLRVVPQRSVAVDGLDDDDTGAAELLEVVGRLVDRARESGELRGDVTVADVLLVIATAAPSLPDAAQQAAASTRLLDILLEGLRSRPA; encoded by the coding sequence ATGCACATTCAGGATTCGCATTGGCAGGCTGCTGTCTCGTCCTCGGCCGAGGGCAACGGGCGGCTGAGCGCGGTAGGAGCGGTCGGAACCGTGAGTTCTGCCGGACCGGTCGGACCGGTCGGCACGGCCGCGGCGGTCTCTTCGGCCGGAGGGACCGGCGTCACAGGACGCTCGGCGCCGCTCCGCGTGGACGCACAGCGCAATCTGGAGCATGTCCTGCGAGCCGCGCGTGAAGTGTTCGGCGAGCTGGGATACGGCGCTCCGATGGAGGACGTGGCACGTCGGGCCAGGGTCGGCGTCGGCACCGTCTACCGGCGGTTCCCGAGCAAGGACGTGCTGGTACGCCGGATAGCCGAGGAGGAGACCTCCCGGCTGACCGAGCAGGCGCGCACCGCTCTGGGGCTGGAGGAGGAGCCCTGGTCGGCTCTCTCCCGCTTCCTGCGGACGTCCGTGGCGTCGGGTGCGGGACGGCTGTTGCCGCCGCAGGTGCTGCGGGTCGGGGTCGACACGGACGAGCCGGGCCCGGCTCCCGTCCTGGGCACGGCGTCCGGTGACGCCGTCGACGAGAGGCGTGTTCCGCAGCAGCGGCAGAGTGCGGGGCAGCCCGATCTCCGGGTGGTCCCGCAGCGCTCCGTCGCCGTGGACGGTCTCGACGACGACGACACGGGAGCGGCCGAACTGCTGGAGGTCGTGGGCCGTCTGGTCGACCGGGCGCGGGAGTCGGGTGAGCTGCGCGGTGATGTGACGGTGGCCGATGTGCTCCTGGTCATCGCCACGGCCGCCCCTTCACTGCCCGACGCCGCTCAGCAGGCCGCGGCATCAACACGGCTGCTGGACATCCTGCTGGAGGGGCTGCGGTCCCGCCCGGCGTAA